One segment of Salvelinus alpinus chromosome 1, SLU_Salpinus.1, whole genome shotgun sequence DNA contains the following:
- the LOC139573319 gene encoding salivary gland specific protein SAGSIN1 — protein MAGLSYLVFRFSGSAGRTYGVFSKGLTRTLLIFFDLAWRLRIRFPYLYLIASMMFNVRLQVHIEIH, from the exons ATGGCGGGTCTGTCTTATTTAGTGTTCCGTTTTTCGGGGTCCGCTGGTCGGACTTATGGGGTGTTTTCTAAAGGATTGACCAGGACTTTGTTGATATTTTTTGATCTCGCTTGGCGACTGCGAATCAGATTCCCATACCTCTATCTCATCGCTTCGATGATGTTCAATGTGCGATTACAG GTCCATATTGAGATTCACTGA